The following are from one region of the Maribacter aquivivus genome:
- a CDS encoding patatin-like phospholipase family protein — MYKILSLDGGGSWAIIQLLTLKDRYGNIEGREILKKFDLVIANSGGSIVLAALAENYTLDKAISLFKEKQNREQIFHKNSFKDRYFPVDYLGLFNAGFGPKYSATKKKEAFENLFPEIDKIQMDELPTLIGKESLKIVVATYDALNNRAKFFKSFSTNPNEYDSVKLTQAINGSSNAPVQYFDFPARFKAKQSEIYYELWDGALGGFNNPILAGIIEAYKLGVDLKTIQIISLGTSNSLMSLDAKKNFWDWKQIALIFRRKKFAFSKWKPQFNFFKETVLHQAKTILYQPPDTANYIAMMFLQVATGKLLNEQIIRLSPLIHYDEQTDESITPLVQELYKLDMDLTKDEEINTLIKCFDAWKSGKLYNQPIEFKVERNNDLSLIKGDKWYHDGMDRWKSWENIE; from the coding sequence ATAAAATTCTATCGTTAGATGGCGGCGGAAGCTGGGCTATTATTCAACTACTTACGCTTAAAGATAGATATGGTAATATAGAAGGTCGCGAGATATTGAAAAAATTTGACCTTGTTATTGCCAATTCTGGCGGAAGTATTGTTTTAGCGGCTCTTGCAGAAAATTATACTTTAGATAAGGCTATTTCTCTTTTTAAAGAAAAGCAAAATAGAGAGCAAATTTTTCATAAGAACTCTTTTAAAGATCGTTATTTTCCTGTGGATTATTTGGGACTTTTTAATGCAGGATTTGGACCAAAATATAGTGCTACCAAAAAAAAGGAAGCTTTTGAAAATCTATTTCCAGAGATTGATAAAATTCAGATGGATGAGCTGCCAACTCTTATTGGCAAAGAATCACTAAAAATTGTAGTTGCAACATATGATGCGTTAAATAACAGAGCCAAATTCTTTAAATCGTTTTCAACAAATCCTAATGAGTATGATTCTGTTAAACTTACCCAAGCTATAAACGGATCATCTAACGCTCCCGTTCAATATTTCGATTTTCCAGCGCGATTTAAAGCGAAACAAAGTGAAATATATTATGAGTTATGGGATGGCGCCTTAGGCGGATTCAACAACCCTATTTTAGCCGGAATCATAGAGGCTTATAAACTAGGAGTAGACTTAAAAACCATTCAAATTATATCTCTTGGAACAAGTAATTCGTTAATGTCATTAGATGCGAAGAAAAACTTTTGGGATTGGAAACAGATTGCATTAATTTTTAGAAGAAAGAAATTTGCTTTCTCTAAATGGAAACCGCAATTCAATTTCTTTAAAGAAACGGTTCTTCATCAAGCAAAAACTATTTTATACCAACCACCAGATACTGCCAACTATATTGCCATGATGTTTTTGCAGGTAGCTACGGGTAAATTACTTAACGAGCAAATTATACGCCTATCGCCATTAATTCATTATGACGAACAAACTGATGAATCAATAACACCACTAGTTCAAGAGTTGTACAAGTTAGATATGGACCTCACTAAAGATGAAGAAATTAATACATTGATTAAATGTTTTGATGCTTGGAAAAGCGGGAAGTTGTACAATCAGCCTATAGAGTTTAAAGTGGAGCGTAATAATGATTTATCGCTTATTAAAGGGGATAAATGGTACCATGATGGCATGGATAGGTGGAAGAGTTGGGAAAATATTGAATAA
- a CDS encoding leishmanolysin-related zinc metalloendopeptidase: protein MKNTIKKTGKILALGCTFGAMLFTSCTEDKLASDVEETQEVKSLEIKLKAPTNTPIIIDDLGVTNSQTEKSSNATKGRYNITLKYLLPPTERQVEVFEAAAARWERIIIKDVPDVSGPIPSAFEGFPDIDTIDDLVIEVALAPIDGPGGILGQAGPQFVRTEDFLSLTGVMFFDVEDLDFLEEIDLFEEVIVHEMGHVLGVGTLWNTAPFGFDRTLRAGPDSNPYFTGKNANVFWNAEGGTNELPIENMGGPGTALGHWREATLNNELMTGFLNLGENPLSRITAGSMRDLGYGSASVGESYDLPRGTEGVDINDLGDFGTAENQGLNIAKMEVLLGVRGFVNAKK, encoded by the coding sequence ATGAAGAACACGATTAAAAAAACGGGCAAAATTTTAGCCTTAGGTTGTACATTTGGCGCAATGCTATTTACTTCTTGTACCGAAGATAAATTGGCATCTGATGTAGAAGAAACACAAGAAGTGAAATCTTTAGAAATCAAATTAAAAGCGCCCACCAATACACCAATTATTATAGATGATCTTGGCGTTACTAATTCACAAACAGAAAAATCTAGTAATGCCACTAAAGGTCGATACAATATTACCTTAAAGTATTTACTACCACCTACAGAAAGACAAGTGGAAGTATTTGAAGCTGCAGCGGCACGATGGGAGCGTATTATTATTAAAGATGTACCAGATGTTAGTGGTCCTATACCTTCTGCTTTTGAAGGTTTTCCAGATATTGATACTATTGATGATTTGGTTATAGAAGTTGCTTTAGCACCAATTGACGGACCAGGTGGTATTTTAGGACAGGCAGGTCCGCAGTTCGTAAGAACCGAAGATTTTCTATCATTAACAGGAGTAATGTTCTTTGATGTTGAAGATTTAGATTTTCTGGAAGAAATTGATTTGTTCGAAGAAGTAATCGTTCATGAAATGGGTCACGTTTTAGGCGTAGGTACTCTTTGGAATACAGCTCCTTTCGGATTTGATAGAACCCTAAGAGCAGGTCCTGATAGCAACCCATACTTTACAGGTAAAAATGCCAATGTATTTTGGAATGCTGAAGGTGGAACTAATGAATTACCTATTGAGAACATGGGTGGTCCTGGTACTGCTTTAGGTCACTGGAGAGAAGCTACTCTAAATAATGAACTAATGACAGGATTCTTAAATCTTGGAGAAAACCCATTAAGTAGAATAACTGCTGGATCAATGAGAGACCTTGGTTACGGTTCTGCTTCTGTTGGCGAGTCTTATGACTTACCACGTGGTACAGAAGGTGTTGATATTAATGATCTTGGTGATTTTGGCACTGCTGAAAATCAAGGTTTAAATATTGCTAAAATGGAAGTTTTACTTGGAGTTAGAGGTTTTGTAAATGCTAAAAAATAA
- a CDS encoding DEAD/DEAH box helicase codes for MSRQFSDLGINKEILQSLEELQITVPTDIQLKSIPVVLKKKDDLVALAKTGTGKTAAFGLPLLQIINTENTAVQAVILAPTRELAQQIHENLISYAKHSPAISIAAVCGGIPIKPQIERLKTATHIIVATPGRLVDLVKREAIDIKNLKYLVLDEADEMVTALKEDLDTIIEGIPKSRRTLLFTATMSGAIKQLVQNYMSKNVVHVEADMSTLGHQGIDHKYVVVEPIEKLDVLMHFLNTKEGQQGIIFCKTKAAVNKLAKNLAINKFSSGALHGSLSQGIRDRIMGQFRDGHIDILVATDLAARGIDVKELGYVVNYHLPDTYDAYVHRSGRTARAGEKGLSLTILQKEEVAEVFDFEKELGISFSKYQKADAQSIEENNTLLWAKKIFKTKPNREVSEEFKTKVRTIFHHLTKEELVEKILANYLAQNASLNIKPEEPKKKK; via the coding sequence ATGTCAAGGCAGTTTTCAGATTTAGGAATCAATAAAGAAATTCTACAAAGTTTAGAAGAGTTACAAATTACTGTTCCTACAGATATACAACTAAAAAGCATTCCTGTTGTCTTAAAGAAAAAAGATGACCTTGTTGCATTAGCAAAAACAGGTACGGGTAAAACCGCTGCTTTTGGCTTGCCATTACTACAGATAATAAATACAGAAAACACAGCCGTACAGGCCGTTATTTTAGCGCCAACAAGAGAATTGGCCCAGCAGATACATGAGAACCTAATTTCGTATGCGAAACATAGTCCGGCGATATCTATAGCAGCGGTATGTGGTGGTATACCTATAAAACCTCAAATAGAACGTTTAAAAACGGCAACGCATATTATTGTTGCTACACCTGGTCGATTAGTCGATTTGGTAAAACGTGAAGCTATAGACATTAAAAATTTAAAATACCTGGTTTTAGACGAAGCGGATGAAATGGTGACTGCTTTGAAAGAAGATTTGGATACCATAATCGAAGGCATTCCAAAATCTCGCCGTACGTTATTATTCACTGCTACCATGTCTGGCGCAATAAAACAGCTAGTTCAAAATTACATGTCTAAAAATGTAGTTCATGTTGAGGCTGATATGTCAACACTTGGTCACCAAGGTATTGATCATAAATATGTAGTAGTAGAGCCTATTGAAAAATTAGATGTGCTTATGCATTTCTTGAATACCAAAGAAGGGCAGCAAGGTATTATTTTCTGTAAAACAAAAGCAGCAGTCAACAAATTAGCAAAAAACTTAGCTATCAATAAATTTTCATCTGGTGCTTTACACGGTAGTTTATCTCAAGGTATTCGTGATCGTATAATGGGTCAGTTTAGAGATGGACATATAGATATATTGGTGGCTACAGATTTGGCAGCTCGTGGTATTGATGTAAAAGAACTGGGGTACGTAGTTAATTATCATTTACCTGATACTTATGATGCCTATGTTCACCGAAGCGGTAGAACTGCTAGAGCAGGAGAGAAGGGACTTTCATTAACCATTCTACAAAAAGAGGAAGTAGCCGAAGTATTTGATTTTGAAAAGGAATTAGGTATTTCTTTCTCGAAATACCAAAAGGCAGATGCACAGAGTATAGAAGAGAACAACACATTGCTTTGGGCTAAAAAAATCTTTAAAACTAAACCTAATCGTGAAGTATCTGAAGAATTTAAAACTAAGGTAAGAACGATATTTCATCACTTGACCAAAGAAGAATTGGTAGAGAAAATATTAGCGAATTACCTAGCTCAAAATGCCAGTTTAAATATTAAACCAGAGGAACCGAAAAAGAAGAAATAA
- a CDS encoding sigma-70 family RNA polymerase sigma factor, which produces MRQLKITKQITNRDTKSLEKYFQEISKIDLITADEEVELTRKIREGDQNALNTLVNANLRFVVSTAKQYQGSGLRLSDLINEGNIGLVKAAKRFDETRGFKFISYAVWWIRQSILSSISEQSRMVRIPLNKIGEISKIKKVYSTLEQSLQRPPSTTEIARELDMSSTQVKLALKNSGKHLSMDAPFQEGESSNLYDVVSSKDANRPDAGMMMDSLKTDLNQALNTLPSRESEIIKLYYGIGESHPKSLSEIGELFDLTRERVRQLREKAVRKLRNKSQNEMLKAYL; this is translated from the coding sequence ATGAGGCAACTGAAGATCACTAAGCAAATTACAAACAGAGACACTAAATCATTAGAAAAGTACTTTCAAGAAATATCAAAGATTGATTTGATTACCGCAGATGAAGAAGTGGAGCTGACTAGAAAAATACGTGAAGGAGATCAAAATGCCCTAAATACCTTAGTAAACGCTAACCTACGTTTTGTAGTTTCTACAGCAAAACAATATCAAGGTAGCGGATTACGACTTTCAGATTTAATCAACGAAGGAAATATTGGTTTGGTAAAAGCGGCAAAACGTTTTGACGAAACCAGAGGTTTCAAGTTTATATCTTATGCTGTTTGGTGGATTAGACAATCAATATTATCATCAATCTCTGAGCAATCTAGAATGGTACGTATTCCATTGAACAAAATTGGTGAAATCAGTAAAATCAAAAAGGTGTATTCTACTTTGGAACAATCTCTACAAAGACCACCAAGTACTACTGAAATAGCTAGAGAATTGGATATGAGTAGTACGCAGGTAAAGCTTGCATTAAAAAACTCGGGCAAACATTTATCAATGGATGCACCTTTTCAAGAAGGAGAATCATCTAATTTATATGATGTAGTAAGTTCTAAGGATGCAAACAGACCAGATGCAGGTATGATGATGGATTCACTTAAAACTGATCTTAATCAAGCATTAAATACATTGCCTAGTAGAGAAAGCGAAATAATTAAGCTGTATTATGGCATTGGTGAAAGTCACCCTAAAAGTTTAAGTGAAATTGGAGAACTTTTTGACTTAACCAGAGAAAGAGTAAGACAACTTAGAGAAAAGGCTGTACGTAAATTGCGTAACAAGTCTCAAAACGAAATGCTAAAAGCATATTTGTAG
- a CDS encoding M24 family metallopeptidase, whose translation MRTTITFIIFLFSSTFLFAQTPVQSYFEWTNLPFTKEELSERRDNLMSILEEQGKSGVIVIPANDGFSFGETFRQADDFYYFTGLELPNAILVMNVANHSVTIYTPERDLRFENGSRVNDFPGRPLLNDKNITEKTGVILASIDDFKALMDTESKKENTVLINNGRQGDIAYASDAYIATYTPVQVLLQALSNKHPKLKHENIYEAVANVRMIKSEAEIEIIRKAATITVNGIKQCATKIKPGVDERYLEGILEGDFKINGSQRLAFGSIIKSGPNSHWPWRILATHYNRRNRVMENGDLVIFDVGCEYEQYVSDIGRTFPVSGKFTDRQKEILVMETKIADEIIKFLKPGITFKEIQTLTNSIIPADAKKYMQVGLFFGHHLGLSTGDPNISTAELKPGMVFTVEPWYYNHDENISVFTEDMILITEDGCEVLSADLPRTPEDLERLIKG comes from the coding sequence ATGAGAACAACCATCACATTCATTATCTTTCTTTTCTCTTCCACTTTTCTTTTTGCGCAAACTCCTGTACAATCCTATTTTGAATGGACAAACTTGCCATTCACAAAAGAAGAGTTAAGTGAACGTCGAGATAACTTAATGAGTATTTTAGAAGAGCAAGGCAAATCAGGAGTAATAGTTATACCTGCTAATGACGGATTTTCGTTCGGTGAAACGTTTAGACAGGCAGATGATTTTTATTACTTCACCGGTTTAGAATTACCAAATGCCATTTTAGTAATGAATGTTGCCAACCATTCGGTAACTATATATACTCCTGAACGAGATTTACGTTTTGAAAATGGTTCTAGGGTAAATGATTTTCCGGGTAGACCTTTATTGAACGATAAGAACATTACTGAAAAAACCGGAGTAATCCTCGCATCTATTGATGACTTTAAAGCTTTAATGGATACTGAAAGTAAAAAGGAAAATACGGTTTTAATTAATAATGGGCGACAAGGTGACATTGCGTATGCATCTGACGCATATATAGCTACCTATACTCCAGTACAAGTTTTGTTACAAGCCCTGAGCAATAAACATCCCAAACTGAAGCATGAAAATATATACGAGGCAGTTGCCAATGTACGTATGATTAAATCTGAAGCTGAAATTGAAATTATACGTAAGGCTGCTACAATAACAGTAAATGGTATTAAGCAATGTGCTACAAAGATAAAACCTGGTGTAGATGAGCGTTATTTAGAAGGTATTCTTGAAGGCGATTTTAAAATAAACGGATCTCAACGCTTAGCTTTTGGTTCCATCATTAAATCTGGACCTAATTCTCATTGGCCATGGCGAATATTAGCAACCCACTATAACCGTAGAAATAGAGTTATGGAAAATGGAGACTTAGTTATTTTTGATGTCGGTTGTGAGTATGAGCAGTATGTTAGTGATATCGGTAGAACCTTTCCCGTATCTGGTAAATTTACCGATAGACAGAAAGAGATTCTTGTCATGGAAACTAAAATAGCCGATGAAATAATTAAGTTTCTAAAACCCGGTATTACATTTAAAGAGATACAAACGCTTACTAATAGCATTATTCCTGCTGATGCAAAAAAGTATATGCAAGTAGGTTTATTCTTTGGTCATCATTTAGGTCTCTCTACCGGAGATCCTAATATATCTACCGCAGAATTAAAACCAGGTATGGTTTTTACAGTTGAGCCATGGTATTATAATCATGATGAAAACATATCAGTTTTTACTGAAGATATGATTCTTATCACTGAAGATGGCTGTGAGGTATTAAGTGCCGATTTGCCTAGAACTCCAGAAGATTTAGAGAGATTGATAAAGGGCTAG
- a CDS encoding helix-turn-helix domain-containing protein yields the protein MLSDQVLYIKDLGNCPPSYLNDPARRDFYEIVWLVNEDALHEPQHDFQTLKGDWIYLIPPHRVHQLNKAGKNGVLISFKQELLEGDLKEFLLDVFRIFNIQGEFSCLQVNEETSKGLATVLQLLKDDYNKETVNLIMVKALLKVFLLKLIHLKEQHFTLQDINEKRVYEFMLLLENNYKEERNAKFYAEQLGISAKRLNQILKEKLDKTGVQLIHDRLILEAKRQIIHSESTIKEIAYNLDFKDHSYFSRFFKQHAEQTPQEFQNKVKKHVISHDNTLYS from the coding sequence ATGCTGAGTGATCAAGTTTTATACATTAAAGATTTAGGAAACTGTCCTCCATCCTATTTAAATGACCCTGCGAGAAGAGATTTCTATGAAATCGTTTGGTTGGTTAATGAGGATGCACTTCATGAGCCACAACATGATTTTCAAACCTTAAAAGGAGATTGGATCTATTTGATTCCGCCACACAGAGTTCATCAATTGAACAAAGCAGGTAAAAACGGCGTGCTTATTTCCTTTAAGCAAGAATTATTAGAAGGCGATTTAAAAGAGTTTTTGTTAGATGTTTTTAGAATATTTAATATTCAAGGAGAGTTTTCTTGTTTACAGGTGAATGAAGAAACCAGTAAAGGATTGGCGACCGTTTTACAATTATTGAAGGATGACTACAATAAAGAGACTGTTAACTTAATTATGGTCAAAGCACTTTTGAAAGTCTTTCTATTAAAGTTGATACATTTAAAAGAACAACATTTTACCCTTCAAGATATAAATGAAAAGCGCGTTTATGAGTTTATGCTTTTGCTTGAAAACAATTATAAAGAAGAGCGTAATGCCAAATTCTATGCAGAGCAATTGGGTATTAGCGCAAAACGATTGAATCAGATATTGAAAGAAAAACTAGATAAGACCGGAGTACAATTAATTCATGACCGATTAATTTTAGAGGCTAAAAGACAGATTATACATAGTGAGAGTACAATAAAGGAAATTGCTTATAACCTAGACTTTAAAGATCATTCCTATTTTAGTCGCTTTTTTAAACAACACGCAGAACAAACTCCGCAAGAGTTTCAGAACAAGGTGAAAAAGCATGTAATATCGCATGACAATACCTTGTATAGTTAG
- the hxlB gene encoding 6-phospho-3-hexuloisomerase yields the protein MENLLENKDTQLVESAMNIIINEHIKLVHAINYDEVAALIPIITNAKQIFIMGAGRTGLMMKAAAMRLMHLGYNVHVVGETTSPAITEGDVLIAGSGSGTTGGIVNAAKTAKKVGADVVCITTNGNSPLANLSKQTVLIPAAQKQERDENVSKQYAGSLFEQSLLLVFDALIQTLWDLDGSSASELWERHANME from the coding sequence ATGGAAAATTTACTTGAAAACAAAGATACCCAGTTGGTTGAAAGTGCTATGAATATCATTATAAATGAGCACATAAAACTAGTACATGCCATAAATTATGATGAAGTAGCTGCACTGATTCCTATTATAACCAATGCCAAGCAAATTTTTATAATGGGTGCTGGTAGAACAGGGCTAATGATGAAAGCCGCCGCTATGCGTTTAATGCACTTAGGCTATAATGTTCATGTAGTAGGCGAAACCACTTCACCAGCAATTACAGAAGGTGATGTGTTGATTGCAGGTTCTGGATCCGGTACAACTGGCGGTATTGTAAATGCTGCAAAAACTGCGAAGAAAGTTGGTGCAGATGTAGTATGCATAACTACTAATGGAAATTCACCTTTGGCTAATTTATCTAAACAAACAGTATTAATACCTGCTGCACAAAAACAAGAGCGTGACGAAAATGTATCTAAACAATATGCAGGTAGCCTTTTTGAACAATCGTTGCTTTTGGTTTTCGATGCTTTAATACAAACGCTTTGGGATCTTGACGGTAGTTCTGCTTCTGAATTATGGGAGCGTCATGCGAATATGGAATAA
- the hxlA gene encoding 3-hexulose-6-phosphate synthase encodes MAKLQVAIDLLNIDDAIALATKVAPYIDIIELGTPLIKSEGLAGIRKMKDAFPDKLVLADFKTADAGELEANMAFGAGADYITVLGATGDSTIAGAVKAAKAHGKGVVVDTIGVKDRVKRAKEAIALGAEFVELHAGLDEQAEDGYSIQVLIDEATRAGVAVSIAGGVNLSSITAVKNSGVTVAVAGAAIYGAEDPAKAAKELQALAMA; translated from the coding sequence ATGGCAAAATTACAAGTAGCAATAGATTTATTAAATATTGATGACGCTATTGCATTAGCAACCAAAGTTGCTCCGTATATAGATATTATTGAGTTAGGTACACCGCTTATTAAAAGTGAAGGTTTAGCAGGTATTAGAAAGATGAAAGATGCTTTTCCTGATAAATTAGTACTGGCTGATTTTAAAACTGCAGATGCTGGTGAGCTAGAAGCTAACATGGCTTTTGGTGCTGGTGCAGATTATATTACAGTATTAGGTGCAACGGGCGATTCTACAATTGCAGGTGCTGTCAAAGCAGCAAAAGCACACGGTAAAGGTGTAGTTGTTGATACCATTGGCGTAAAAGATAGAGTAAAACGTGCTAAAGAAGCTATTGCTTTAGGTGCTGAGTTCGTAGAATTGCATGCTGGTTTAGATGAGCAAGCTGAAGACGGATACTCTATTCAAGTACTAATTGATGAAGCAACTAGAGCAGGAGTGGCAGTTTCGATTGCAGGCGGTGTTAATTTAAGCAGTATTACCGCGGTTAAAAACTCTGGAGTAACGGTTGCAGTAGCTGGTGCAGCTATCTATGGTGCAGAAGATCCTGCTAAAGCTGCCAAAGAATTACAAGCATTGGCAATGGCTTAA
- a CDS encoding nitroreductase family protein, which translates to MATESHISVNGHTHVLYKENALSQDELIKQSEAFYNLLDERRSVREYADTPVPKEVIEMLIKTASTAPSGAHKQPWTFCAVSNSELKTKIREAAEAEEKESYESRMSERWLKDLEPMGTNMYKPFLEDAPWLIIIFKKVHDIDTDGEKVKNYYVNESVGIAAGMLITAIHNAGLVTLTHTPSPMNFLAKLLGRPSNERAFLLLPVGYPKTPTYVPDIERKSLVEVSKFYE; encoded by the coding sequence ATGGCAACCGAATCTCATATATCTGTAAACGGACATACGCATGTACTTTATAAAGAAAATGCCTTGTCTCAAGATGAACTTATAAAACAGAGCGAGGCTTTTTATAATCTTTTAGATGAGCGAAGATCGGTTAGGGAATATGCAGATACACCTGTTCCAAAAGAAGTGATAGAAATGTTGATTAAAACGGCTTCTACAGCACCATCAGGTGCGCATAAACAACCATGGACCTTTTGTGCGGTATCTAACTCAGAATTAAAAACAAAGATTAGAGAAGCCGCTGAAGCAGAAGAGAAAGAAAGCTATGAAAGTAGAATGAGCGAACGTTGGTTGAAAGATTTAGAACCAATGGGCACGAATATGTACAAACCGTTTTTAGAAGATGCCCCTTGGCTTATAATCATTTTCAAAAAAGTACATGATATAGATACCGATGGTGAAAAAGTTAAAAATTATTATGTAAACGAATCTGTGGGTATTGCTGCAGGGATGTTAATTACAGCGATACACAATGCCGGATTGGTTACACTAACACATACTCCAAGTCCTATGAACTTTCTAGCAAAGCTATTGGGTCGGCCAAGTAATGAACGCGCATTTTTACTGTTGCCAGTTGGTTACCCAAAGACACCAACATATGTGCCAGATATTGAAAGAAAATCATTGGTTGAGGTTTCTAAATTCTACGAGTAA
- a CDS encoding 5'-methylthioadenosine/adenosylhomocysteine nucleosidase: protein MAIRHYLIFLMLFALCGVKAQRIAIMGAMDEEIELLKGQLENKEEIEKNGIIFYTGKLKNKEVVLLKAGIGKVNAAYSTAILTTHFKLNALIFTGVAGGLHPDILPGDIVIADSLVQYDFGQLQNDEFITWPTRNLIKNTKNPVFLSVDSTLLHTSKIVSNTIQLKAFKNRVPKFYIGTIATGDTFVSDAMKAKALYSNFNALATEMEGAAVAQICTMLNLPYIVIRSCSDNANTDAHTDYFKFVEIAAVNSAQMVLALLENTL from the coding sequence ATGGCTATAAGACACTATCTAATTTTTCTAATGCTATTTGCTTTATGCGGAGTAAAAGCCCAACGTATTGCAATTATGGGCGCGATGGACGAAGAAATAGAACTTCTAAAGGGGCAATTAGAGAACAAAGAAGAAATAGAGAAAAACGGAATTATATTCTACACCGGTAAACTTAAAAACAAGGAAGTTGTTCTTCTAAAGGCTGGTATTGGAAAGGTAAATGCGGCATACAGTACTGCAATACTTACTACTCACTTTAAACTTAATGCGCTGATTTTTACTGGTGTCGCTGGCGGATTGCACCCAGATATACTACCAGGTGATATTGTTATTGCCGATAGTTTGGTTCAATATGATTTTGGGCAATTACAGAATGATGAATTTATAACATGGCCAACACGAAATCTTATTAAGAATACTAAAAACCCGGTATTTCTCTCTGTAGATAGCACCTTACTTCATACAAGTAAAATAGTCTCTAATACTATTCAACTAAAGGCATTTAAAAACAGAGTGCCTAAATTCTATATAGGGACAATTGCTACTGGTGATACTTTCGTAAGCGATGCTATGAAGGCTAAAGCTTTATACTCCAATTTTAATGCGCTTGCCACTGAAATGGAAGGAGCCGCGGTAGCCCAGATTTGCACAATGTTAAATCTACCTTATATCGTAATACGTAGTTGTAGCGATAATGCAAATACCGACGCTCATACAGATTATTTTAAATTTGTTGAAATCGCTGCCGTAAATTCAGCCCAAATGGTTTTGGCTTTACTTGAAAATACGCTCTAA
- a CDS encoding EF-hand domain-containing protein, whose protein sequence is MKKVIATFILAATITSCNSVKNMDTSKVSDAAQLLGSLSSNSTVQQVASLFSLLDTNNDKAISSTEAIGSVAENFDVLDTDNSSNLNLTELEGILALLKK, encoded by the coding sequence ATGAAAAAAGTAATTGCAACATTCATTCTAGCAGCTACAATAACTAGCTGTAATAGCGTAAAAAATATGGATACCTCTAAGGTTTCAGATGCTGCTCAACTATTAGGTTCTTTAAGCTCTAACTCTACAGTACAACAAGTAGCAAGTCTATTTAGTCTTTTAGATACTAATAATGACAAAGCTATTAGCTCTACAGAAGCTATTGGCTCTGTAGCTGAAAACTTTGATGTATTAGATACTGATAACAGTTCTAATCTAAACCTTACTGAACTAGAAGGTATTCTTGCTTTGTTGAAGAAGTAA